From Saccharothrix espanaensis DSM 44229, the proteins below share one genomic window:
- a CDS encoding ABC-F family ATP-binding cassette domain-containing protein: MSDAFIVCSSLSFSWPDDTPVFEDLSFSVPGGRTGLVAPNGAGKSTLLKLIAGELRPTGGSVSVDGVPGHLPQTLPLTGDLTVAEVLGIAPVLAAITAVESGDAAEEHFTTIGADWDVEERTRAQLDRLGLGALDLDRRLDTLSGGQVVSLGLAAQLLRRPDVLLLDEPTNNLDRDARHRLHDVLHDWSGCLLLVSHDRELLDRMDRIAELDRGGIRFHGGDFTSYEAAVQAERELADHQVRAAEREVKREKRELQQARERAQRRAGNAARNLGSAGLPRIFAGTMKRNAQESAGKANEVHAARLTAAKARLDEAEGNLRDDRKLALDLPGTEVPAGRTLFVGEGLRVRRGGRDLYAGVDLAVRGPERIALTGPNGSGKSTLLRVVDGDLEPDEGRVTRHPGRVAYLSQRLDLLDPGRSVADNLAAYAPSLPPAQRMTLLARFLFRGSRTALPVGVLSGGERLRATLACVLFAEPAPQLLLLDEPTNNLDLVSVGQLASALDAYRGAFIVVSHDERFLAEIGVGRRLRLVDGRLLDTTAP; encoded by the coding sequence GTGTCAGACGCGTTCATCGTGTGCTCGTCCCTGTCGTTCTCCTGGCCGGACGACACCCCCGTGTTCGAGGACCTGTCCTTCTCCGTGCCGGGCGGGCGCACCGGCCTGGTCGCGCCGAACGGCGCGGGCAAGTCGACCCTGCTCAAGCTGATCGCCGGTGAGCTGCGGCCCACCGGCGGGAGCGTCTCGGTCGACGGGGTGCCCGGCCACCTGCCGCAGACCCTGCCGCTGACCGGCGACCTGACCGTGGCCGAGGTGCTGGGCATCGCCCCGGTGCTGGCCGCGATCACCGCCGTCGAGTCCGGCGACGCCGCCGAGGAGCACTTCACCACCATCGGCGCGGACTGGGACGTCGAGGAGCGCACCCGCGCCCAGCTCGACCGGCTCGGGCTCGGCGCGCTCGACCTCGACCGCCGGCTGGACACCCTCAGCGGCGGGCAGGTCGTCTCGCTCGGGCTGGCCGCGCAGCTGCTGCGCCGGCCGGACGTGCTGCTGCTCGACGAGCCGACCAACAACCTCGACCGGGACGCCCGGCACCGGCTCCACGACGTGCTGCACGACTGGTCGGGCTGCCTGCTGCTGGTCAGCCACGACCGGGAGCTGCTGGACCGGATGGACCGCATCGCCGAGCTCGACCGCGGCGGCATCCGCTTCCACGGCGGCGACTTCACCTCCTACGAGGCCGCCGTGCAGGCGGAGCGCGAGCTCGCCGACCACCAGGTCCGCGCCGCCGAGCGGGAGGTCAAGCGGGAGAAGCGGGAGTTGCAGCAGGCCCGGGAACGCGCGCAGCGCCGGGCCGGCAACGCCGCCCGCAACCTGGGCAGCGCCGGTCTGCCGCGGATCTTCGCGGGCACCATGAAGCGCAACGCCCAGGAGTCGGCGGGCAAGGCGAACGAGGTGCACGCGGCCCGCCTGACCGCCGCGAAGGCCCGGTTGGACGAGGCCGAGGGCAACCTGCGCGACGACCGGAAGCTCGCCCTCGACCTGCCCGGCACGGAGGTGCCCGCCGGGCGCACGCTGTTCGTCGGCGAGGGCCTGCGCGTCCGGCGCGGCGGCCGCGACCTCTACGCCGGCGTCGACCTGGCCGTGCGGGGCCCCGAGCGGATCGCGCTGACCGGCCCGAACGGCTCGGGGAAGTCCACCCTGCTCCGGGTGGTCGACGGCGACCTGGAGCCGGACGAGGGCCGGGTCACCCGGCACCCGGGACGGGTGGCGTACCTGTCGCAACGGCTGGACCTGCTCGACCCGGGCCGCAGCGTGGCCGACAACCTGGCCGCGTACGCGCCCTCGCTGCCGCCCGCGCAGCGGATGACCCTGCTGGCCCGGTTCCTGTTCCGGGGTTCGCGCACGGCGCTGCCGGTGGGCGTGCTGTCCGGCGGGGAACGGCTGCGTGCCACCCTGGCGTGCGTGCTGTTCGCCGAGCCCGCGCCGCAACTGCTGCTGCTGGACGAGCCGACCAACAACCTGGACCTGGTCAGCGTCGGCCAGTTGGCGAGCGCGCTCGACGCGTACCGGGGCGCGTTCATCGTGGTCAGCCACGACGAGCGGTTCCTGGCCGAGATCGGGGTGGGCCGCCGGTTGCGGCTGGTGGACGGGCGACTGCTCGACACCACCGCGCCCTGA
- a CDS encoding AAA family ATPase: MRGVLRRGGRLGQKRSQTRAGGSSLRGVVDQLLAELDGATTDNDGLFVLAASNHPWDIDSALLRPGRFDRTVLVLPPDVAAREAILRFHLRGRPIGRLDLAKVAKPAAGLSGADLALVRAGHRVGDGRVAVRRAAGPDTTSWPRT; the protein is encoded by the coding sequence GTGCGTGGTGTTCTTCGACGAGGTGGACGCCTCGGGCAGAAGCGCTCGCAGACGCGCGCCGGCGGGTCGTCCCTGCGCGGGGTGGTCGACCAGCTGCTCGCCGAGCTCGACGGCGCGACGACCGACAACGACGGCCTGTTCGTGCTGGCCGCGAGCAACCACCCGTGGGACATCGACTCGGCCCTGCTGCGGCCCGGCCGGTTCGACCGGACGGTGCTGGTGCTGCCGCCGGACGTGGCCGCGCGCGAGGCGATCCTGCGGTTCCACCTGCGCGGCCGGCCGATCGGGCGGCTCGACCTGGCGAAGGTCGCCAAGCCCGCGGCCGGCCTGTCCGGCGCGGACCTGGCGCTGGTGCGAGCAGGCCACCGAGTCGGCGATGGACGAGTCGCTGTCCGCCGGGCGGCTGGTCCCGATACGACGAGCTGGCCGCGTACCTGA
- a CDS encoding helix-turn-helix transcriptional regulator, translating into MDLLGRDELLATVRAGFARGRLLLHGPVGIGKTALVDAVLAGSPAGGPVLRSSPVEADRGIPHLVLADLLADLLTDVRVDLPEPQRDALDRALRRRAGEPDPLALRQAVLAVFREVDPVVVVDNAQWVDDATADVLAFALVRARTRALGAAREPVAWWRGDVVEVPPLTVAATAELMARHGRVDVRLTGGNPLYAVELAGSAGAVPARLLGVVGHLLAAQPADTRATLLVACLVDRPGLRLLVHCGRARAAAELRDCPLVRVDPDGGVRFRQPLVAAAIPLVLPPEEVRAAHARLAGLAADPVQRARHLAHAVTGFDEPTAVALLRAAAAARRRGTLDQAAELGGLAAERTPPHSPARAAARRLRAAGDALGAGRHELATALAQAVLRSPGVPRTQRVRAQLVLVDAVGYARTAAGGMVGEALTGAKGDAALEAPAEYRFAVHSAVGGDLRGAARHLADAVLLARTAKDVRTEVRSLCSLALCQMALGDATAAGTLDLARRIVPEAMVVTHDGTLWAAARLDLFADRLQAASDHLTALLDHAGERGVLAEVIGMTWAAIEVWVAMGRCGSALRRATECLRLAEDMGYDLALACYGAALAEAYGGDPAVADALARRGAARAEADGDLSFLVRNLHAQGLAALSAGNPEAAVGPLRRAVKLELDMGFGDPAVFATRPDLAEALISVGRLEEAAGVVGCARAAAVRLGRRGVVASLDRADGLLRLALKDPVTAERSLSAAVEAHRDLGQPLQLGRGLLAFGIAERRRRRRGASRRLLEQAREVFTESGAPRWAGRAAVLLGDTPEGTALAGFEARIARQVIEGASNPEVAGRLNISVKTVEGALTRIYRKLDVRNRTQLAARLRGERNPQI; encoded by the coding sequence ATGGATCTCCTCGGTCGGGACGAGCTGCTGGCCACCGTGCGGGCCGGGTTCGCGCGCGGCCGGCTGTTGCTGCACGGCCCGGTCGGCATCGGGAAGACCGCACTCGTGGACGCCGTCCTGGCCGGCTCACCCGCCGGAGGCCCGGTGCTGCGCAGCAGCCCGGTGGAAGCCGACCGGGGCATCCCGCACCTGGTGCTCGCCGACCTGCTCGCCGACCTGCTCACCGACGTCCGGGTCGACCTGCCGGAGCCACAACGCGACGCGCTGGACCGCGCGCTGCGCCGCCGTGCCGGCGAACCGGACCCGCTCGCGCTGCGGCAGGCCGTGCTGGCGGTGTTCCGCGAGGTCGATCCGGTGGTCGTGGTGGACAACGCCCAGTGGGTCGACGACGCCACCGCGGACGTCCTGGCGTTCGCCCTGGTCAGAGCCCGGACGCGGGCGCTCGGCGCGGCCCGGGAACCGGTGGCCTGGTGGCGTGGCGACGTGGTCGAGGTGCCGCCGCTGACCGTCGCGGCGACCGCCGAGCTGATGGCCCGGCACGGCCGCGTCGACGTCCGGCTGACCGGCGGCAACCCGCTGTACGCGGTGGAGCTGGCCGGATCGGCCGGCGCGGTCCCGGCCCGGCTGCTCGGGGTCGTCGGCCACCTGCTCGCCGCCCAGCCCGCCGACACCCGCGCGACCCTGCTGGTGGCCTGCCTGGTGGACCGGCCGGGCCTGCGCCTGCTGGTGCACTGCGGGCGCGCGCGGGCCGCCGCCGAGCTGCGGGACTGCCCGCTGGTCCGGGTCGACCCCGACGGCGGGGTGCGCTTCCGCCAGCCGCTGGTGGCCGCCGCGATCCCGCTGGTCCTGCCGCCGGAGGAGGTCCGCGCGGCGCACGCCCGGCTCGCCGGCCTGGCCGCCGACCCGGTGCAGCGGGCGCGGCACCTGGCCCACGCGGTCACCGGCTTCGACGAGCCCACCGCCGTCGCCCTGCTGAGGGCCGCGGCCGCCGCCCGCCGCCGGGGCACCCTCGACCAGGCCGCCGAACTGGGCGGGCTGGCCGCCGAGCGCACCCCGCCGCACAGCCCGGCACGGGCCGCCGCACGCCGGTTGCGCGCCGCCGGCGACGCGTTGGGGGCGGGCCGCCACGAGCTGGCGACGGCGCTGGCCCAGGCCGTGCTGCGCTCGCCCGGCGTGCCGAGGACGCAGCGGGTGCGCGCCCAGTTGGTGCTGGTCGACGCCGTCGGCTACGCCCGGACGGCGGCCGGCGGGATGGTGGGGGAGGCGCTGACCGGCGCGAAGGGCGACGCCGCGCTGGAAGCGCCCGCCGAGTACCGGTTCGCGGTGCACTCGGCGGTGGGCGGCGACCTGCGCGGCGCGGCCCGGCACCTGGCCGACGCCGTGCTGCTCGCCCGGACCGCCAAGGACGTGCGCACCGAGGTCCGGTCGCTGTGCTCGCTCGCGCTGTGCCAGATGGCCCTCGGGGACGCGACCGCCGCCGGCACGCTCGACCTGGCCCGGCGGATCGTGCCGGAGGCGATGGTGGTCACGCACGACGGCACGCTGTGGGCGGCGGCCCGCCTGGACCTGTTCGCCGACCGGTTGCAGGCGGCGTCGGACCACCTCACCGCGCTGCTCGACCACGCCGGCGAGCGCGGCGTGCTGGCCGAGGTGATCGGCATGACGTGGGCCGCGATCGAGGTGTGGGTGGCGATGGGGCGCTGCGGCAGCGCGTTGCGCCGGGCCACCGAGTGCCTGCGGCTGGCCGAGGACATGGGCTACGACCTGGCGCTGGCCTGCTACGGGGCGGCGCTGGCCGAGGCCTACGGCGGCGACCCGGCGGTGGCCGACGCGCTGGCCCGGCGCGGAGCCGCGCGGGCCGAGGCCGACGGCGACCTGTCGTTCCTGGTGCGCAACCTGCACGCCCAGGGGCTGGCGGCGTTGAGCGCGGGCAACCCGGAGGCCGCCGTCGGGCCGCTGCGCCGGGCGGTGAAGCTCGAACTCGACATGGGTTTCGGCGACCCGGCGGTCTTCGCGACCCGCCCGGACCTGGCCGAGGCGCTGATCTCGGTGGGCCGACTGGAGGAGGCGGCCGGCGTGGTGGGCTGCGCGCGGGCGGCGGCGGTGCGGCTGGGCCGGCGCGGCGTGGTCGCGTCGCTGGACCGCGCGGACGGCCTGCTCCGGCTGGCGCTCAAGGACCCCGTGACCGCCGAGCGCTCGCTCAGCGCCGCCGTCGAGGCGCACCGCGACCTGGGGCAGCCGCTGCAACTGGGCCGGGGCCTGCTCGCGTTCGGCATCGCGGAACGCAGGCGGCGTCGTCGGGGAGCCTCCCGCCGGCTGCTGGAGCAGGCCCGCGAGGTGTTCACCGAGAGCGGCGCGCCCAGGTGGGCGGGCCGGGCGGCGGTGCTGCTCGGCGACACCCCGGAGGGCACCGCGCTGGCCGGGTTCGAGGCGCGGATCGCCCGCCAGGTCATCGAGGGCGCCAGCAACCCGGAGGTGGCGGGCCGGCTCAACATCAGCGTCAAGACCGTCGAGGGCGCGCTGACCCGCATCTACCGCAAGCTCGACGTCCGCAACCGCACCCAGCTCGCGGCCCGGCTGCGCGGCGAGCGCAACCCGCAGATCTAG
- a CDS encoding S1 family peptidase has product MRPFILACALLCAVTAVPANAAPGGEVSPMIIGGTLVSSAPWSAAVYRNGSFTCSGTIISAQWVLTAKHCVGSGLTVRVGNVQRAQGTPSSVTRYVSHAQADTSLLQLATPIQTSEYSRLADANPPTGSTNQIYGWGYTSRNGPVSPQLKTANVRVTSICRDYYGGQALCSSRINGNAWSGDSGGPQMYNGLQVGVASTADGTSTQQYSSVPAVRAWIRSTSGV; this is encoded by the coding sequence ATGCGTCCGTTCATCCTTGCCTGCGCACTGCTGTGCGCGGTGACCGCCGTCCCGGCGAACGCCGCGCCCGGCGGCGAGGTCTCACCCATGATCATCGGCGGCACGCTGGTGTCGTCGGCGCCGTGGTCGGCGGCGGTCTACCGCAACGGGTCGTTCACCTGTTCCGGCACGATCATCTCGGCCCAGTGGGTGCTGACCGCGAAGCACTGCGTCGGATCGGGCCTCACGGTCCGGGTCGGCAACGTCCAGCGCGCCCAGGGCACGCCCAGCTCGGTGACCCGGTACGTCAGCCACGCGCAGGCCGACACGTCGCTGCTCCAGCTGGCCACGCCGATCCAGACCAGCGAGTACTCCAGGCTGGCCGACGCCAACCCGCCGACCGGCAGCACCAACCAGATCTACGGGTGGGGCTACACCAGCCGCAACGGCCCGGTGTCGCCGCAGCTCAAGACCGCCAACGTCCGGGTGACCTCGATCTGCCGCGACTACTACGGCGGCCAGGCGCTGTGCAGCAGCCGGATCAACGGCAACGCGTGGTCCGGTGACTCGGGCGGCCCGCAGATGTACAACGGCCTCCAGGTCGGCGTCGCCTCCACGGCCGACGGCACCTCGACGCAGCAGTACAGCAGCGTGCCCGCCGTCCGGGCGTGGATCCGGTCCACCTCGGGCGTCTGA
- a CDS encoding glycoside hydrolase family 3 N-terminal domain-containing protein, with the protein MRNELPIGRRGGPKTGTRTLLASAALGALLAAVLLDPGPHDAGGQVTGNPVAASAPRTSAESQVSSPTREASPSPPPDPCVPKVAALSLRHRLAQLLMVGVDPRGTADALGLVRGEQVGGIFIGGDDTGLLSAGLDAVRGAAALPLQVAVDDEGGRVQRVDVLDGSIPSAREMAAALSPAQVRVLARDRAAALEKRGVSMDLAPVVDTSGQPASTVIGDRSFSADPAVAAEYALAFAEGLHEVGTTPVLKHFPGHGNTSGDSHQGAVTSPPLDALRQTDLVPYRDIGRYGRVVVMLGHIEVPGLTGGLPATLSPEAYALLRGEFGFTGPAMTDDLGAMRAVTDRVDLPEAVRQALAAGADIALWSSGGRAGEVLDHLEASVAAGTLPATRVDEAARRVLKQKDAC; encoded by the coding sequence GTGCGGAACGAGCTGCCGATCGGGCGTCGCGGCGGCCCGAAGACCGGGACGCGGACCTTGCTGGCGTCCGCGGCCCTCGGCGCTCTGCTCGCGGCGGTACTGCTCGACCCCGGGCCGCACGACGCCGGCGGGCAGGTGACCGGGAACCCGGTGGCCGCGTCCGCTCCCCGCACCTCCGCCGAGTCGCAGGTGTCCTCCCCCACCCGGGAGGCGTCGCCCTCGCCGCCGCCGGACCCGTGCGTGCCCAAGGTCGCCGCGCTGTCGCTGCGCCACCGCCTCGCGCAACTGCTGATGGTCGGCGTCGACCCGCGCGGCACCGCCGACGCGCTCGGCCTGGTGCGGGGCGAGCAGGTCGGCGGCATCTTCATCGGCGGCGACGACACCGGCCTGCTCTCCGCCGGGCTGGACGCGGTGCGCGGCGCGGCGGCGTTGCCGCTACAGGTGGCCGTGGACGACGAGGGCGGCCGGGTGCAGCGCGTCGACGTGCTGGACGGCTCCATCCCCAGTGCCCGGGAGATGGCCGCCGCGCTGTCGCCCGCGCAAGTGCGGGTGCTGGCCCGGGACCGCGCGGCCGCGCTCGAGAAGCGCGGGGTGAGCATGGACCTCGCCCCGGTGGTCGACACCAGCGGCCAACCCGCCTCGACGGTGATCGGCGACCGCTCGTTCAGCGCCGACCCGGCCGTGGCCGCCGAGTACGCCCTGGCCTTCGCCGAGGGCCTGCACGAGGTGGGCACCACCCCCGTGCTCAAGCACTTCCCCGGGCACGGCAACACCAGCGGCGACTCGCACCAGGGCGCGGTGACCTCGCCGCCGCTGGACGCGCTGCGGCAGACCGACCTGGTGCCCTACCGCGACATCGGCCGCTACGGGCGGGTCGTGGTGATGCTCGGGCACATCGAGGTGCCGGGCCTCACCGGCGGCCTGCCCGCGACGCTGAGCCCCGAGGCGTACGCGCTGCTGCGCGGCGAGTTCGGCTTCACCGGGCCCGCGATGACCGACGACCTGGGCGCGATGCGGGCCGTCACCGACCGGGTCGACCTGCCCGAGGCGGTCCGCCAGGCGCTGGCCGCCGGCGCGGACATCGCGCTGTGGTCCAGCGGCGGCCGGGCCGGCGAGGTGCTCGACCACCTGGAAGCCTCGGTCGCCGCCGGAACCCTCCCGGCGACCCGCGTGGACGAGGCCGCCCGCCGCGTGCTCAAGCAGAAGGACGCCTGCTGA
- a CDS encoding secreted protein → MRLTALSVAVLLMTGLATPTVAAPPAAGSPPGPLLGSTLGSTLGWTLAGTELVWTAPAPIPPGGAAIEFWEGDRLLGRPRPSADLRTYTLDRARVDSAQRLQVRASGRRLDAVEPVPATVAPPPAPAPRPAAAVDPGTPGPFPTTTGEYALDPITVPGYATPIEVQAVVVAPTDAPGKRPLALFLHGRHFTCYEPAAPNKILLSWPCPAGSRAVPSHRGYLQAQRLLASQGYVTVSVSANGINAQDALDPEAGAGARSALVRAHLAKWADWAGPDRASAPAIVRAAPVADLANVLLVGHSRGGEGVNRAATDSITAPPPGSGHDGPARWTIKGDLLIGPTIFGHNPAPDVPSVTVLPGCDGDVNDLQGQLYLDAARGLGRGTALHSALYVVGANHNFFNAEWTPGQAEAPADDDFSSPPADAVCSPGTATRLTPAQQQTAGATYVAAAARLFLAGDQRVLPLLDGSGVRAPSADPARVLSHAVGGARTPFVVPDDATTATGNARRCDQVTKNAATACVDPVEYRGSPHFTRFQGIEPEPGRYAVALAWSAAGQAAVVRPGREVSLAGSRELALRLVVPPNTTGTAFDVAVTDSAGRRAELGRVTLDGLPATGRMSARWAQEVRVPLTGVDPHHVVELELVPRGDAGQAWLVDAYGWNDGLPDPATGALPRVDVGVVTADEGDSGTRTYQVPVTVTGDGPGAVRLFAYDEVGRAFTQRLVTVEPGQHLVEIPMQVTGNTRWSPDALRVLLVKAVRGTVAGRFAGGLTVREDDPEPVLTVAPVADRVAEGGVLAWRAALSAPADVGILWVGAATVPADGPELSSTDVDEQWFRRQTYQEDPLPSRPLSTTGLRLTLYFPPGELTAELAVPTAADTDAEPAERLRLVFTTYQPDSREVVLTGTVTDPATR, encoded by the coding sequence ATGCGCTTGACAGCGTTATCGGTAGCCGTGCTGCTCATGACCGGTCTGGCCACGCCGACCGTCGCCGCGCCCCCGGCGGCGGGTTCACCTCCGGGTCCGCTCCTGGGTTCGACTCTGGGTTCGACTCTGGGGTGGACGCTCGCCGGGACGGAACTGGTGTGGACCGCCCCCGCCCCGATCCCGCCCGGTGGCGCGGCCATCGAGTTCTGGGAGGGCGACCGGCTGCTCGGCCGGCCGCGCCCGTCCGCCGACCTGCGCACCTACACCCTCGACCGGGCCCGGGTCGACAGCGCGCAACGGCTCCAGGTCAGGGCTTCCGGCCGACGGCTCGACGCGGTGGAACCCGTGCCGGCGACGGTCGCGCCGCCGCCCGCCCCCGCGCCACGCCCCGCCGCGGCGGTCGATCCCGGCACGCCCGGCCCGTTCCCGACGACCACCGGCGAGTACGCGCTGGACCCGATCACCGTCCCGGGGTACGCGACGCCGATCGAGGTGCAGGCCGTGGTGGTCGCGCCCACCGACGCGCCCGGCAAGCGCCCGCTCGCGTTGTTCCTGCACGGCAGGCACTTCACGTGCTACGAGCCGGCCGCGCCGAACAAGATCCTGCTGTCGTGGCCTTGCCCGGCCGGGTCCAGGGCGGTACCCAGCCACCGGGGCTACCTCCAGGCGCAGCGCCTGCTGGCGTCGCAGGGCTACGTGACGGTGTCGGTGTCCGCCAACGGGATCAACGCCCAGGACGCGTTGGACCCCGAGGCCGGCGCGGGCGCGCGGTCGGCGCTGGTCCGCGCGCACCTGGCGAAGTGGGCCGACTGGGCGGGCCCCGACCGCGCTTCGGCACCGGCGATCGTCCGCGCGGCACCCGTCGCCGACCTGGCGAACGTGCTGCTGGTCGGGCACTCCCGGGGCGGCGAGGGCGTCAACCGGGCCGCCACCGACAGCATCACCGCGCCGCCGCCGGGCAGCGGCCACGACGGGCCCGCCCGCTGGACGATCAAGGGCGACCTGCTGATCGGGCCGACGATCTTCGGCCACAACCCCGCGCCGGACGTGCCGTCGGTGACCGTCCTGCCCGGCTGCGACGGCGACGTCAACGACCTCCAGGGCCAGCTCTACCTCGACGCGGCCCGCGGTCTCGGCCGGGGAACCGCGCTGCACAGCGCCCTGTACGTGGTGGGCGCGAACCACAACTTCTTCAACGCCGAGTGGACGCCCGGCCAGGCCGAGGCCCCGGCCGACGACGACTTCTCCAGCCCGCCCGCCGACGCGGTGTGCTCACCGGGCACCGCCACCCGGCTGACACCGGCCCAGCAGCAGACGGCGGGCGCGACCTACGTCGCGGCGGCGGCCCGGCTGTTCCTCGCGGGCGACCAGCGGGTGCTGCCCCTGCTCGACGGGTCGGGCGTGCGCGCCCCGTCCGCCGATCCGGCGCGGGTGCTCTCCCACGCGGTCGGCGGCGCGCGGACGCCGTTCGTCGTGCCCGACGACGCCACCACCGCCACCGGCAACGCACGGCGCTGCGACCAGGTCACCAAGAACGCGGCCACCGCGTGCGTCGACCCGGTCGAGTACCGGGGCTCGCCGCACTTCACCAGGTTCCAGGGGATCGAGCCCGAACCCGGCCGGTACGCCGTCGCGCTGGCCTGGTCCGCCGCCGGGCAGGCCGCGGTGGTGCGGCCGGGCCGGGAGGTGTCGCTGGCCGGGTCGCGGGAGCTGGCGCTGCGGCTGGTCGTGCCGCCGAACACCACCGGCACCGCCTTCGACGTGGCGGTCACCGACAGCGCCGGCCGCCGCGCGGAGCTGGGCCGGGTCACGCTGGACGGGCTGCCCGCCACCGGGCGGATGTCGGCCCGCTGGGCGCAGGAGGTGCGGGTGCCGCTGACGGGCGTCGACCCGCACCACGTCGTGGAGCTGGAGCTCGTCCCGCGCGGCGACGCCGGGCAGGCGTGGCTGGTGGACGCCTACGGCTGGAACGACGGCCTGCCCGATCCCGCGACGGGTGCGCTGCCCCGGGTCGACGTCGGCGTGGTGACGGCGGACGAGGGCGACTCCGGCACGCGGACCTACCAGGTCCCGGTGACGGTGACCGGCGACGGCCCCGGCGCGGTCCGGCTGTTCGCCTACGACGAGGTCGGCCGGGCGTTCACCCAGCGGCTGGTGACCGTCGAGCCGGGCCAGCACCTGGTCGAGATCCCGATGCAGGTCACCGGCAACACCCGGTGGAGCCCGGACGCGCTGCGCGTGCTGCTGGTCAAGGCCGTGCGCGGCACGGTCGCCGGCCGGTTCGCGGGCGGGCTGACCGTGCGGGAGGACGACCCGGAGCCGGTGCTCACCGTCGCCCCGGTCGCCGACCGGGTGGCCGAGGGCGGGGTGCTGGCCTGGCGGGCGGCCCTGTCCGCGCCGGCCGACGTGGGCATCCTGTGGGTGGGCGCGGCGACCGTGCCGGCTGACGGGCCCGAGCTGTCCAGCACCGACGTGGACGAGCAGTGGTTCCGCCGGCAGACCTACCAGGAGGACCCGCTGCCGTCCCGGCCGCTGTCCACCACCGGGCTGCGTTTGACGCTGTACTTCCCGCCCGGCGAGCTGACGGCGGAACTCGCCGTGCCCACCGCCGCCGACACCGACGCCGAACCGGCCGAACGGCTCCGGCTGGTCTTCACCACCTACCAGCCCGACAGCCGGGAGGTGGTCCTGACCGGTACCGTCACCGATCCGGCCACGCGGTAA
- a CDS encoding MBL fold metallo-hydrolase, whose translation MGSEPIVRGEPVEVAEGVFVIPDGRVPLVPNVGIVVGERAALVVDTGLGPRSGAYVLDQARRLAGDRPLYLTTTHFHPEHGFGAQVFEGVATVVYNRAQRDELHRKGAAYLDMFAGLGPEIAAELADVRLVGPDIAYDGDRVELDLGGRTAVLHHRGPAHSAGDQTVLVDDRVLFTGDLVETRMFPIVPHFPPFDVDADAERWIAVLDRLRALDPAVVVPGHGEVGDAALIGDVRDYLDHVRTEVTRLAADGKSFDEVSAEIGRTAREGRSTWEQPEWIGFTARAFHESA comes from the coding sequence GCGGCGAACCGGTCGAGGTGGCCGAGGGGGTGTTCGTGATCCCCGACGGGCGGGTGCCGCTGGTTCCCAACGTCGGGATCGTGGTCGGCGAGCGGGCCGCCCTGGTCGTGGACACCGGGCTGGGGCCGCGCAGCGGCGCGTACGTGCTCGACCAGGCCCGGCGGCTCGCCGGGGACCGCCCGCTCTACCTGACCACGACGCACTTCCACCCGGAGCACGGGTTCGGCGCGCAGGTGTTCGAAGGTGTGGCGACCGTGGTCTACAACCGCGCGCAGCGCGATGAGCTGCACCGCAAGGGAGCGGCCTACCTCGACATGTTCGCCGGCCTCGGGCCGGAGATCGCCGCCGAACTCGCCGACGTCCGGCTGGTGGGGCCCGACATCGCCTACGACGGCGACCGCGTCGAACTCGACCTGGGCGGGCGCACGGCGGTCCTGCACCACCGGGGGCCGGCGCACAGCGCGGGCGACCAGACCGTGCTCGTGGACGACCGCGTGCTGTTCACCGGGGACCTGGTGGAGACCCGGATGTTCCCGATCGTGCCGCACTTCCCGCCGTTCGACGTCGACGCGGACGCCGAGCGGTGGATCGCCGTGCTCGACCGGTTGCGCGCCCTCGACCCCGCCGTGGTCGTGCCCGGTCACGGCGAGGTCGGCGACGCCGCGCTGATCGGCGACGTCCGCGACTACCTCGACCACGTCCGCACCGAGGTCACCCGGCTGGCGGCCGACGGGAAGTCGTTCGACGAGGTGTCGGCGGAGATCGGGCGCACCGCCCGCGAAGGCCGCTCGACCTGGGAGCAGCCCGAGTGGATCGGGTTCACCGCGCGCGCCTTCCACGAATCCGCCTGA